The Chroicocephalus ridibundus chromosome 2, bChrRid1.1, whole genome shotgun sequence genome includes a region encoding these proteins:
- the LOC134510588 gene encoding spidroin-1-like, producing MCVGSCGAGAEGCGSGGVRGAAAVRGAEVRGVAVRELRCGSGGVRGAEARERQCAGSRGAGSGGAGAVAQEQRCGERRCGERRCAGSGGEGAVVRRSSGAGSGGAGAAVQEQRCGEWRCRSCGAGAAVRGAEVRRAAVREQRCGQRRCGKRRCAGPSRGSPPLRNGPGVRAEPNAHRRAFLPSC from the coding sequence ATGTGCGTGGGGAGTTGCGGTGCGGGAGCAGAGGGGTGTGGGAGTGGAGGTGTGCGGGGAGCAGCGGCGGTGCGGGGAGCGGAGGTGCGGGGAGTAGCAGTGCGGGAGCTACGGTGCGGGAGTGGCGGTGTGCGGGGAGCGGAGGCGCGGGAGCGGCAGTGTGCGGGGAGCCGCGGTGCGGGAAGCGGTGGTGCAGGAGCTGTGGCGCAGGAGCAGCGGTGCGGGGAGCGGAGGTGTGGAGAGCGGCGGTGTGCGGGGAGCGGAGGTGAGGGAGCGGTGGTGCGCAGGAGCAGCGGTGCGGGGAGTGGAGGTGCAGGAGCTGCGGTGCAGGAGCAGCGGTGCGGGGAGTGGAGGTGCAGGAGCTGCGGTGCAGGAGCAGCGGTGCGGGGAGCGGAGGTGCGGAGAGCGGCGGTTCGGGAGCAGAGATGCGGGCAGCGGAGGTGCGGGAAGCGGCGGTGTGCGGGCCCCTCTAGAGGGAGCCCTCCGCTGAGGAATGGCCCGGGAGTCAGGGCAGAGCCAAACGCGCATCGCCGCGCTTTCCTCCCGTCCTGTTAG